TGGAAAACCTGGCCCATGGCGAGACCTTCTCGGCCGACCTGGCACCGCTCGGGCCGTTGATCGGCCTGCAGCAACTCGGCTGTTCGCTGGCCATTGTACCGCCGGGCAAGACGGCTTTTCCCTATCACAATCACCACGCCATCGAGGAGGCGATCATCATCCTTGAAGGCGAGGGCACCTATAGATTTGGCGAGGACCGCCACACCGTGCGCGCCGGCCATGTCCTGGCCGCGCCGACCGGTGGCCGCGACGTAGCGCATCAATTGCTCAATACCGGTGCAGCCGACCTCAAATACATCTGTGTTTCGACCCAACAGCCGGTCGATGTGGTCGAGTATCCGGACTCAAACAAGGTCGGGGCCGTACATTGGTCGCCGACCGATGATGACGCCATTTTCCGGCACCGCGCCTTTGCGGCCGAGCCGGTGGATTACTGGGAAGGTGAGGACTGAGATGGGTGTGTTCATGCAAGCCGCTGCTGTTCTGATGCTGGGCGGTCTCGCCGCCGGGATTGCCGTGTCGCAGTCCGGGCGCGATGGCGCGTCGATTGTCGAGGAAACTGTCCCGGCCTGCGATCAGGCCGAGTATGACGGGGCGCATCAGGACTGTGTCCTGCAGCTCGCAAATGGCTTGCTCGTCGTGCGCGTGTCTGAAGGTGGAACTGATGAGTGGGGCGATCCGATCGAGCGCGCGGATCTCAGTTTCCACCGGGCCGATGGCTTTACCCAGTCTTTCGACGGTACGCTCGGATCGAGCTTCATGCAGCCGACTGCAGAAGACGTTGATGGCGATG
The window above is part of the Maricaulis maris MCS10 genome. Proteins encoded here:
- a CDS encoding cupin domain-containing protein gives rise to the protein MARSPITHIDDAPLENLAHGETFSADLAPLGPLIGLQQLGCSLAIVPPGKTAFPYHNHHAIEEAIIILEGEGTYRFGEDRHTVRAGHVLAAPTGGRDVAHQLLNTGAADLKYICVSTQQPVDVVEYPDSNKVGAVHWSPTDDDAIFRHRAFAAEPVDYWEGED